The Gemmatimonadota bacterium genomic interval CATCACCCGGGTGATCGGGATGCCGTACGCGAGCAGCTTGGCCGGATCGATGTCGATCTGGTACTGCTTCTCGAAGCCGCCGATGCTGGCGACCTCGGCGACGCCGGGGACGGCGGTCAGCGCGTAGCGGAGGTACCAGTCCTGGACGCCACGGAGTTGGGCGAGGTCCAGACGCCCCGTCGTGTCCTCGAGCGCGTACTGGTACACCCACCCGAGCCCGGTCGCGTCCGGGCCGAAGGTCGGGGTCACCGCCGCGGGGAGCTTGCCGGGATGCCATTGAGGTACTCGAGCACGCGGCTGCGCGCCCAGTACGGGTCGGTGCCGTCCTCGAAGATGACGTACACGAACGAGACGCCGAAGAACGAGTAGCCGCGCACGGTGCGCGCGCCCGGCACCTTGAGCATCTCGGCCGCCACCGGGTACGTGACCTGATCCTCGACGATGCGTGGCGCCTGCTCGCCGTACTCGGCCTGCACGATCACCTGCACGTCGCTCAGGTCGGGGAGTGCTTCGAGCGGCGTGCGACGGATCGACCAGATGCCTCCGAGAACCAGGCCCGCGGTCAGCAGGAACACGATGAGTCGGTTGCGGACCGACCCACTCGATGATGTGTTTCCAGCATGGCGTCACCCCGCCGTGGCCAGCGTGTGTCGCGACGTTCGCGCCGCGCGTTGCGGTCGACGGAACCGGCTGGGTCGGGTTCGTCCTGCCCGGTGTGCCCGATGTGCCCGATGTGCCCGAGGTGCCGGAGGTGCCGGAGGTGTCCGGCATGCGCATGTCCGGCATCGGCCTCGCAGGACGCGGGGCGGGTCGTGACCCCGGATCGGCGGGCGCGCGACGGCGTGCTCGTCGGCGGGACCGTGATCTCCATGCCGGGCATGTCGCCCATCCCGCCGAGCGCAGTGCCGAGGTTGGACTCGGCGTCGACGAGAAAGGTCGCCGATGCGACGACCGTGTCGCCGAGTGCCACGCCGCGCAGGATTTCGATACGGTCGTCCGAGGCAGCGCCCACCTGCACGCTGCGCGGCTCGAGCCGACCATCGGCTCGGCGGACGAATACGAGGGTCCGCTCGCCCGTCGAGAGCACCGCCCCGCGCGGCACGGTGAGCACGGCCGCCCCCGTGGCACTGGACGCCCCCGTGATCCGAAGCGTGGCGTACATGCCGGGCTTGAGGCGCACCCCCGCGTTGGCGAGCGCCACGCGCACCCGCACGGTGCGCGTCTCGGTATCGAGCGTTGGATAGACGTAGGCAATGCGACCCGTCCACCGCTCGCCTTGGTACTCGTCGAACCCCGGCGACGGCGATCTGTCCGGTGCGGATCGCACGCAGGTCCTGTTCTTCGTACACGTCGGCCCCGACCCACA includes:
- a CDS encoding efflux RND transporter periplasmic adaptor subunit → MRSAPDRSPSPGFDEYQGERWTGRIAYVYPTLDTETRTVRVRVALANAGVRLKPGMYATLRITGASSATGAAVLTVPRGAVLSTGERTLVFVRRADGRLEPRSVQVGAASDDRIEILRGVALGDTVVASATFLVDAESNLGTALGGMGDMPGMEITVPPTSTPSRARRSGVTTRPASCEADAGHAHAGHLRHLRHLGHIGHIGHTGQDEPDPAGSVDRNARRERRDTRWPRRGDAMLETHHRVGRSATDSSCSC